From the Thermococcus sp. 18S1 genome, one window contains:
- the fdhF gene encoding formate dehydrogenase subunit alpha: protein MFIGGSVSEPKTVVCPYCGFGCRLLVDPKTMRVKPHRGEPNRGKLCPKGLHATEFVLSADRLKRPLKREGSRMRPISWGQAIEEIAGKLLEIRELYGADAVAFIASSKVSNEENYLLQKIARLFGTNNIDNCARLCHEASVHALKMTVGAGAQTNPYEDLERFGVILIWGYNPAETHPVVMDYILRAKKRGAKVIVVDVRETRTMAFADYRLIIRPGTDIALANALMNVIIREELYDEEFIKTRTVGFSEVRMAVRKYTPEYAEKVTGIPAERIREVARTFALAGSGAIMWGMGLTQHVSGVENVMAVIDLALLLGYIGEKGGLYPMRGQNNVQGAAYMGALSEFLPGYVPLTDERFRKRVAKIWGVEDLPTERGLYLTELWEAIESGDVKALYIVGENPAVSEADFLRVRNALRKLDLLVVQDVFMSRTARYAHYVLPASAFCEKSGSYMNSERRIQWSHKVCEPMGDSKPDWEILTMLGRTLGLPGFNYSSVEEITAEYFRLFPSLEERSVDELKAGDGVFLPKKRLHTWEFSTPDGKARFIAVEQVQPWERPDYEYPFILTTIRLISHYNTGEMTLRSPSLVRLMGEPRVLVNRSDAERLGIHDGDWVEIETRRGNIRMRAKLGGVPSGVVAVPFHFKANKITSPALNKAGTPELKFSAARLRKLRSGKPTPGTHR, encoded by the coding sequence ATGTTTATAGGTGGTAGCGTGAGTGAGCCCAAGACGGTCGTGTGTCCCTACTGCGGCTTCGGCTGCAGGCTTCTCGTTGATCCCAAGACGATGAGGGTTAAACCCCACCGAGGCGAGCCTAACAGGGGCAAGCTCTGCCCCAAGGGTCTCCACGCGACTGAGTTCGTTCTTTCCGCGGACAGGCTCAAGCGTCCCCTTAAGCGTGAAGGCTCCAGAATGAGGCCGATAAGCTGGGGACAGGCCATCGAGGAGATAGCGGGTAAACTCCTCGAGATCCGCGAGCTGTATGGGGCGGATGCAGTGGCGTTCATAGCCTCCTCCAAGGTCAGCAACGAGGAGAACTATCTCCTCCAGAAGATTGCGCGGCTTTTCGGCACCAACAACATAGACAACTGTGCCCGTCTCTGCCACGAGGCGAGTGTTCACGCCCTCAAGATGACCGTTGGGGCGGGAGCGCAGACCAACCCCTACGAAGACCTGGAGAGATTCGGAGTTATACTCATCTGGGGCTACAATCCCGCCGAGACCCACCCCGTTGTCATGGACTACATCCTGAGGGCCAAGAAGAGGGGAGCGAAAGTAATCGTCGTTGACGTCAGGGAAACCAGAACGATGGCCTTCGCGGATTATAGGCTCATCATCCGCCCCGGGACTGACATAGCCCTCGCGAATGCCCTGATGAACGTCATAATCCGGGAGGAGCTCTACGATGAGGAGTTCATAAAGACCAGAACCGTTGGCTTCTCGGAGGTAAGGATGGCTGTGAGGAAGTACACGCCGGAGTACGCGGAGAAGGTAACCGGAATTCCGGCCGAAAGGATCCGCGAAGTTGCGAGAACCTTTGCCCTCGCCGGAAGCGGTGCGATAATGTGGGGCATGGGGCTCACCCAGCACGTTTCAGGCGTTGAGAACGTCATGGCCGTTATAGACCTCGCCCTGCTCCTCGGCTACATCGGCGAAAAGGGCGGCCTCTACCCGATGCGCGGTCAGAACAACGTTCAGGGAGCGGCATACATGGGAGCGCTGAGTGAGTTCCTGCCGGGCTATGTCCCCCTGACCGATGAGAGGTTCAGGAAGCGCGTGGCGAAGATATGGGGCGTGGAAGACCTCCCAACGGAGCGCGGGCTCTACCTCACGGAGCTCTGGGAGGCGATAGAGAGCGGCGACGTCAAGGCACTCTACATAGTCGGGGAAAACCCTGCCGTCAGTGAGGCGGACTTCCTCCGGGTGAGAAACGCCCTCAGAAAGCTCGACCTCCTCGTCGTTCAGGACGTTTTCATGAGCAGGACTGCCCGCTATGCCCACTACGTCCTGCCCGCTTCGGCCTTCTGCGAGAAATCCGGCAGCTATATGAACAGCGAGAGGAGAATCCAGTGGAGCCACAAGGTCTGCGAGCCGATGGGTGATTCCAAGCCCGACTGGGAGATACTTACCATGCTCGGCAGGACCCTCGGTTTGCCTGGGTTCAACTATTCGAGCGTTGAAGAGATAACGGCAGAGTACTTCCGCCTCTTCCCTTCCTTGGAGGAGAGGAGCGTTGACGAGCTGAAGGCGGGCGATGGGGTATTCCTTCCGAAGAAGAGGCTCCACACCTGGGAGTTCTCAACGCCAGACGGAAAGGCCAGGTTCATCGCTGTGGAGCAGGTGCAGCCGTGGGAGAGGCCGGACTACGAGTACCCCTTCATCCTCACCACAATCAGGCTGATAAGCCACTACAACACCGGCGAAATGACCCTCAGGAGCCCATCACTCGTCAGGCTGATGGGAGAGCCCAGGGTGCTGGTAAACAGGAGCGACGCGGAGAGGCTTGGAATCCACGACGGCGACTGGGTCGAGATTGAGACGAGGCGCGGGAATATTAGAATGAGGGCCAAGCTCGGCGGTGTTCCATCGGGCGTCGTCGCGGTCCCGTTCCACTTCAAGGCGAACAAAATAACGAGCCCGGCTCTAAACAAAGCCGGAACACCGGAGCTCAAGTTCTCCGCGGCGAGGCTGAGAAAGCTCAGAAGCGGAAAGCCCACTCCGGGTACTCACCGGTGA
- the pdxS gene encoding pyridoxal 5'-phosphate synthase lyase subunit PdxS, which translates to MGKLHVIEAKGTDRLKRGFAKMVKGGVIMDVTNAEQARIAEEAGAVSVMALHMVPADIRRAGGVARMAPVEKIREIMDAVTIPVMAKVRIGHVAEARILEALGVDMIDESEVLTPADPYFHIDKREFSVPFVCGARNLGEAVRRIWEGSAMIRTKGEAGTGNIVEAVRHVRLVAEGIRRIQAMTDEQVYGVAEKFAEPYVRLSLNVKEIAGLPAKVLENEPVYGHYTYGEIVEGLYRILLEIKKLGRLPVVNFAAGGVATPADAALMMEMGMDGVFVGSGIFKSSQPEKMARAIVEAVNHWDEPDVLAEISREIGEPMRGRDIEELEVRLEERGV; encoded by the coding sequence ATGGGAAAGCTCCACGTTATAGAGGCCAAGGGTACGGACAGGCTCAAGAGGGGCTTCGCCAAGATGGTTAAGGGCGGAGTGATAATGGACGTCACGAACGCCGAGCAGGCCAGAATAGCGGAGGAAGCCGGCGCGGTTTCTGTTATGGCGCTCCACATGGTTCCCGCGGACATAAGAAGGGCCGGCGGCGTTGCCAGAATGGCCCCCGTTGAGAAGATTCGGGAAATAATGGATGCGGTGACGATCCCGGTCATGGCGAAGGTAAGGATCGGCCACGTGGCCGAGGCCAGAATCCTTGAGGCCCTCGGCGTCGACATGATAGATGAAAGCGAGGTTCTGACACCCGCCGATCCGTATTTCCACATAGACAAGAGGGAGTTCAGCGTCCCCTTCGTCTGCGGCGCCAGAAACCTCGGCGAGGCTGTGAGGAGGATATGGGAAGGCTCGGCCATGATCAGAACCAAGGGTGAGGCCGGAACCGGCAACATAGTTGAGGCAGTAAGGCACGTCCGCCTCGTCGCCGAGGGCATAAGGCGGATTCAGGCCATGACCGATGAGCAGGTCTACGGGGTTGCCGAGAAGTTCGCCGAGCCTTACGTCAGGCTCTCGCTCAACGTCAAGGAGATAGCCGGTCTGCCGGCGAAGGTTCTTGAGAATGAACCTGTTTACGGCCACTACACCTACGGCGAGATAGTCGAGGGGCTTTACCGGATTCTTCTTGAGATAAAGAAGCTCGGCCGCCTTCCGGTCGTTAACTTCGCGGCTGGAGGAGTCGCCACCCCAGCCGACGCTGCCCTGATGATGGAGATGGGAATGGACGGTGTCTTCGTCGGCTCGGGAATCTTCAAGAGCTCCCAGCCCGAGAAAATGGCCAGGGCTATAGTTGAAGCCGTCAACCACTGGGATGAGCCGGACGTTTTGGCGGAGATAAGCAGGGAAATCGGCGAGCCGATGCGCGGCAGGGACATTGAAGAACTGGAGGTTCGCCTTGAGGAGAGGGGCGTCTGA
- the pdxT gene encoding pyridoxal 5'-phosphate synthase glutaminase subunit PdxT, with translation MVRVGVIGLQGDVSEHIETARKALENLGVTGEAVWLRKPGQLEGISAIIIPGGESTTISRLMLKNGLFEPLKKLGEEGLPIMGTCAGLIMLSKEVIGATPEQRFLGLLDVRVNRNAYGRQVDSFEAPIKLAFSDDPFPGVFIRAPRIVELLNDKVRPIAWLGDRVVGVEAGNVIGLEFHPELTEDTRVHEYFLEKAV, from the coding sequence GTGGTCAGGGTGGGTGTTATCGGCCTTCAGGGTGACGTCAGCGAACACATCGAGACTGCAAGGAAGGCCCTAGAAAACCTTGGGGTCACCGGTGAAGCTGTCTGGCTCAGGAAACCGGGGCAGCTGGAGGGGATTTCCGCGATCATAATCCCCGGCGGCGAGAGCACGACGATATCGAGGCTTATGCTGAAAAACGGTCTGTTTGAACCGCTCAAAAAGCTCGGCGAGGAAGGACTTCCCATAATGGGAACCTGTGCCGGCCTGATAATGCTCTCAAAGGAGGTAATAGGCGCCACTCCGGAGCAGAGGTTCCTCGGGCTCCTCGACGTCAGGGTAAACAGAAACGCCTACGGCAGGCAGGTGGACAGCTTCGAGGCACCGATAAAGCTGGCCTTCAGTGACGACCCCTTCCCAGGAGTCTTTATCCGCGCCCCGAGGATAGTCGAACTCCTGAACGATAAGGTCAGGCCGATAGCCTGGCTTGGAGACAGGGTCGTGGGAGTCGAGGCCGGCAACGTAATCGGGCTGGAGTTCCATCCGGAGCTAACGGAGGACACAAGGGTTCACGAATACTTCCTTGAGAAGGCGGTATAA
- the nadC gene encoding carboxylating nicotinate-nucleotide diphosphorylase: MVPLSYLLRFIEEDAPFGDVTSEAVVPEGINAKAVIIAKGEGVIAGVEEAKALFEHFGVKVEVRKHDGERVGKGDAILELEGDARSILLVERTALNVMGRMSGIATEVRRLVDKVKAVNPKVRVAGTRKTLLKPLDKRAILIGGGEPHRFSLSDAILIKDNHLALVPLEEAIRRAKAFSVYKVVEVEVESLEDAIKAAKAGADVVMLDNMSPVEIAGTIEALKREGLRDRVKIEVSGGITPENIEEYARLDIDVISLGYLTHSVKNFDVSLEIIGKV; the protein is encoded by the coding sequence ATGGTGCCTCTCTCCTATCTCCTTCGCTTCATCGAGGAGGACGCTCCCTTCGGCGACGTCACGAGCGAGGCGGTGGTTCCGGAGGGAATCAATGCTAAGGCCGTAATCATAGCCAAGGGGGAAGGGGTTATAGCGGGCGTTGAGGAGGCCAAAGCCCTGTTCGAACACTTCGGGGTTAAAGTTGAGGTCAGAAAACATGACGGGGAGAGAGTGGGGAAGGGAGATGCCATCCTTGAGCTTGAAGGGGACGCACGCTCCATACTCCTCGTCGAGAGAACCGCTTTGAACGTCATGGGCAGGATGAGCGGCATAGCCACCGAGGTCAGAAGGCTGGTCGATAAGGTTAAGGCCGTGAATCCCAAGGTTCGCGTTGCCGGAACCAGGAAGACCCTCCTCAAGCCGCTGGATAAGAGGGCGATACTCATCGGCGGCGGCGAGCCGCACCGCTTCTCGCTGAGCGACGCGATACTCATAAAGGACAACCATCTCGCTCTAGTCCCCCTGGAGGAAGCCATAAGGCGCGCCAAGGCATTCAGCGTTTACAAGGTCGTCGAGGTCGAAGTTGAGAGTCTTGAGGATGCCATTAAAGCGGCAAAGGCTGGAGCCGATGTTGTGATGCTCGACAACATGAGTCCGGTCGAGATAGCCGGGACGATAGAGGCTCTAAAGCGCGAGGGTCTTCGCGATAGGGTGAAGATCGAGGTCTCCGGCGGAATAACCCCCGAAAACATCGAGGAGTACGCCAGGCTTGACATCGACGTCATAAGCCTCGGCTACCTCACGCATTCCGTCAAGAACTTCGACGTCAGCCTTGAGATAATTGGAAAGGTATGA
- the purC gene encoding phosphoribosylaminoimidazolesuccinocarboxamide synthase produces the protein MQVYEGKAKKVIPLDDGKAIMEFKDDATAFDGKKKGQFRGKGWLNAQISAVLFKVLEERGVKTHFIGVAGDNRLIVERLKMYPIEVVVRNVVAGSLKKRLPLEEGTELPKPIVELYYKDDSLGDPMINHHHARVLGVSESEIREMERIALKVNEILREYFAERGVILVDFKLEFGKNERGEIILGDEISPDTCRFWDAETKKSLDKDVFRFDKGDLINAYEELYERLAGTS, from the coding sequence ATGCAGGTTTACGAAGGTAAGGCCAAGAAGGTTATCCCCCTCGACGATGGAAAGGCCATTATGGAGTTCAAGGACGATGCCACGGCCTTCGACGGTAAGAAGAAGGGCCAGTTTAGGGGCAAGGGCTGGCTCAATGCCCAGATAAGCGCGGTTCTCTTCAAAGTCCTTGAGGAGAGGGGCGTTAAGACGCACTTCATAGGGGTCGCCGGCGACAATAGGCTCATCGTTGAGCGCTTGAAGATGTACCCCATCGAGGTCGTGGTTAGAAACGTCGTTGCCGGGAGCCTGAAGAAGCGCCTTCCCCTCGAAGAAGGAACCGAGCTGCCGAAGCCAATAGTCGAGCTCTACTACAAGGACGACAGCCTCGGCGATCCTATGATAAACCACCACCATGCCAGGGTTCTGGGGGTAAGCGAGAGCGAGATAAGGGAGATGGAGCGCATAGCCCTCAAGGTGAACGAAATCCTTAGAGAGTACTTTGCCGAGCGCGGAGTAATTCTGGTCGACTTCAAGCTGGAGTTTGGAAAGAACGAGAGGGGCGAGATAATCCTCGGCGACGAGATAAGCCCGGACACCTGCCGCTTCTGGGACGCCGAGACAAAGAAGAGCCTCGACAAGGACGTCTTCAGGTTTGATAAAGGTGACCTGATAAACGCCTACGAGGAGCTCTACGAGCGCTTGGCCGGCACTTCCTGA
- a CDS encoding DEAD/DEAH box helicase: protein MIRWAGREYSDGEIFSILSEPVREWFKRKFGTFTPPQRYAVIEIHKGENVLISSPTGSGKTLSAFLSAINELILLGKEGKLEDKIYVLYVSPLRALNNDIKRNLEGPLAEIKEAAKELGYEIPEIRIGIRTSDTSSYEKSKMVRKPPHILITTPESLAIALNAPKFRERLKTVKYLIVDEVHALAENKRGSHLALSIERLQEMAEERFVRIGLSATIHPLEEVAKFVFGFENGEPRSGLIVDVSFAKQTEIRVESVVEDLIYTPAGALSEALYNRLAELIREHRTTLIFTNTRSGAERVAFNLKKRFPEFEGLIEAHHSSLSREVRLDVEEKLKRGELKAVVCVPGHTKIFTARGTYRINELTDNEEIVGVTDIGSSFVRFGGTHRIKYNSMGIKLRTRLGFEVEATREHKFLTIKDGKLIWIEAEKLKPGDYVGVLRRLPSPDEEVSIFEILPDSAYLHLHTEFLRELKENIQSKFGSIKAFARKLGISESYLSKQLRGEYPFRWSKLKVALKEVGMALEENDVEKITSDKNSYELPKRFTPRMARVLGFWLADGSWKGGTITLFSSDLDMLKHYAELAKEELGIEGSIRKQNESTYALELSFNVLLHLFKELIGNDGRKSIKGRFPEILYRLPMEHKVQFLSGYFDGDGYLEIKENGRVYSAGFVTFNSEFAEGIRTLLLQLGIVASIRRRHHNEQQFFRGREIRKTGTSYTIAILGGEYLRKFGELIEPWRSGLERIKDLANNGYSNSDVIPGIGHRLRKIREKLGISSYRLQKMGMYNPIKVELGTREISRRNLTKLLDFYEMVAKERGVDSVIPEIKELRKLAEGDVFFDKIESVESVFIADAYGVLNSETGNYVVNGFVSKNSSTSLELGIDIGTIDLVVLIGSPKSVNRALQRIGRAGHRLHEVSKGVILALDRDDLVEVTVLAHNARNRRLDRVRIPENPLDVLVQHLLGMALNKVWEVEEAYSLVRRAYPFRNLPFDDFMSVLRYLAGEYAGLEEKKVYAKIWLEDGRFGRRGKMTRAIYYMNVGTIPDEAKIRVHTMDKQMIGTVEEEFAERLMPGDIFVLAGRTYEFVKSRGNKIYVIPREGAKPTIPAWFSEMLPLSFDLALDIQGFRREVKELLKRRDAVRRLVRKYGVDERAARAIIAYFREQEKYSVIPDDETVLVEFVPGKRNRYFFHTLIGRRANDALSRAFAYLVSKKKNCNVGIAINDNGFALLLPPEVELSEEEVLELFEVGDLRETLKRALDNTELLKRRFRHVANRGLLILRRYVGRSKRLGRQQVMAVSLLKVLKENHPDFPLLKEVYREIMEDKMDVESAELFLSRVREGRIRVEFRTHSVPSPFAFNLEAIGSSDVVLMEDRRELIKQLHRKIMAMIEEAQEVPAKRS from the coding sequence ATGATACGCTGGGCCGGGAGAGAATACAGCGATGGGGAGATATTCTCGATTCTGAGCGAGCCGGTTAGGGAGTGGTTTAAGCGGAAGTTTGGGACCTTCACCCCGCCCCAGCGCTACGCGGTTATCGAGATTCACAAGGGTGAGAACGTCCTCATCTCATCGCCGACGGGCTCGGGAAAAACGCTCTCCGCCTTTCTCTCGGCCATAAACGAGCTCATTCTCCTCGGCAAGGAGGGAAAGCTTGAGGATAAAATCTACGTCCTCTACGTCTCCCCGCTGAGAGCGCTCAACAACGACATAAAGCGCAACCTCGAGGGCCCCCTCGCGGAGATAAAAGAGGCGGCGAAGGAGCTGGGTTACGAAATTCCCGAGATAAGGATCGGCATAAGGACGAGCGACACCTCGAGCTACGAGAAGAGCAAGATGGTGCGGAAGCCGCCCCACATACTGATCACGACGCCGGAGAGCCTCGCGATAGCCCTGAACGCACCAAAGTTCCGCGAGAGGCTGAAGACGGTTAAATACCTCATCGTGGACGAGGTTCACGCCCTGGCTGAGAACAAGCGCGGTTCCCACCTTGCATTAAGCATCGAGAGACTCCAGGAGATGGCCGAGGAGCGCTTTGTGAGAATAGGCCTGAGCGCCACCATACACCCGCTTGAGGAAGTTGCCAAGTTCGTCTTCGGCTTTGAAAACGGGGAGCCAAGGTCAGGACTGATAGTGGACGTGAGCTTCGCGAAGCAGACTGAAATACGGGTCGAGAGCGTCGTTGAGGATTTGATTTACACTCCTGCAGGGGCGCTGAGCGAGGCCCTCTACAACCGTCTGGCCGAGCTGATCCGGGAGCACAGGACCACCCTCATATTCACCAACACGAGGAGCGGCGCCGAGAGGGTAGCCTTCAACCTCAAGAAGCGCTTTCCGGAGTTTGAGGGTCTGATAGAGGCCCACCACTCGAGTCTGTCGAGGGAGGTTCGCCTGGACGTCGAGGAGAAGCTCAAGCGGGGCGAACTTAAGGCAGTTGTATGCGTTCCGGGACACACTAAAATTTTTACCGCCAGAGGAACTTATAGGATAAATGAACTTACTGATAACGAGGAGATAGTTGGAGTCACAGATATAGGAAGCAGTTTTGTAAGGTTTGGAGGGACTCACCGGATTAAGTACAACTCAATGGGAATCAAGCTCAGGACAAGGCTCGGCTTCGAAGTCGAAGCCACGCGGGAACACAAGTTCCTTACAATAAAGGACGGAAAGCTCATCTGGATTGAAGCAGAGAAGCTTAAACCAGGTGATTACGTTGGAGTTCTACGCAGGTTGCCGAGTCCAGATGAAGAAGTGTCAATTTTTGAAATCTTGCCGGATTCTGCTTACCTGCATCTCCATACCGAATTTTTGAGGGAGCTAAAAGAGAACATTCAATCAAAATTTGGCTCGATTAAAGCTTTTGCGAGAAAGTTGGGCATAAGTGAAAGCTACTTATCGAAGCAACTCCGAGGCGAGTATCCCTTTAGGTGGAGCAAATTAAAAGTGGCTCTCAAGGAGGTTGGCATGGCCCTTGAAGAAAACGACGTGGAGAAAATAACCTCGGACAAGAACAGCTATGAACTGCCCAAGAGGTTCACCCCAAGAATGGCCAGAGTCCTCGGTTTCTGGCTTGCAGATGGTTCGTGGAAGGGTGGTACTATAACATTGTTCTCCAGCGACTTGGATATGCTCAAGCATTATGCTGAGCTTGCCAAGGAGGAGCTTGGAATCGAGGGAAGCATAAGAAAACAAAACGAGAGTACGTACGCCCTTGAACTCTCCTTTAACGTACTTCTTCACCTTTTCAAGGAACTCATAGGAAACGATGGCAGAAAATCCATCAAGGGGAGATTTCCGGAGATACTCTACCGCCTCCCAATGGAACATAAGGTTCAGTTCCTCTCCGGCTACTTCGACGGTGATGGATACCTCGAAATAAAAGAGAACGGACGCGTGTATTCGGCAGGCTTTGTTACTTTTAACTCCGAGTTCGCGGAGGGGATACGCACTCTCTTGCTTCAGCTCGGAATCGTTGCCTCCATCAGGAGAAGGCATCACAATGAACAGCAATTCTTCAGGGGCAGAGAGATAAGAAAGACTGGAACATCTTACACCATCGCAATCTTAGGTGGCGAGTACCTAAGGAAATTTGGGGAGCTAATTGAACCCTGGCGTTCTGGGCTTGAAAGAATAAAAGACCTCGCCAATAACGGGTACTCCAATTCTGACGTGATTCCTGGAATCGGTCATCGACTGAGGAAAATTAGGGAAAAACTTGGCATCAGCTCCTACAGGCTTCAAAAGATGGGGATGTACAATCCTATAAAAGTTGAGCTGGGAACACGAGAAATCAGTAGGAGGAACTTAACAAAACTGCTTGACTTCTATGAGATGGTTGCCAAAGAGAGGGGGGTAGACAGCGTAATTCCTGAGATTAAAGAGCTCCGAAAACTCGCAGAGGGAGATGTTTTCTTTGATAAGATTGAATCCGTCGAATCAGTTTTCATCGCCGATGCCTACGGTGTACTGAACTCCGAAACCGGAAACTACGTCGTTAATGGCTTCGTCTCGAAAAACAGCTCAACCAGCCTCGAACTCGGGATTGACATAGGCACGATAGATTTGGTCGTCCTCATCGGCTCGCCGAAGAGCGTGAACCGCGCGTTGCAGCGCATAGGCAGGGCCGGTCACAGGCTCCACGAGGTCAGCAAGGGTGTGATTCTGGCCCTCGACAGGGACGACCTCGTTGAGGTCACCGTTTTGGCACACAACGCGAGAAACAGGAGACTTGACCGCGTTAGAATCCCCGAGAACCCGCTCGACGTCCTCGTTCAGCACCTCCTCGGGATGGCCCTCAACAAAGTTTGGGAGGTTGAGGAAGCCTACAGCCTCGTGAGGCGCGCTTATCCCTTCAGGAACCTGCCTTTTGATGACTTCATGAGTGTTTTGAGGTACCTCGCCGGCGAATACGCTGGTTTAGAAGAGAAGAAGGTGTACGCCAAGATATGGCTCGAGGACGGGCGCTTTGGACGGCGCGGAAAGATGACGAGGGCGATTTACTACATGAACGTCGGCACGATTCCTGACGAAGCCAAGATAAGGGTTCACACCATGGACAAGCAGATGATTGGAACGGTTGAGGAGGAGTTCGCGGAGCGCTTGATGCCCGGCGATATCTTCGTCCTGGCCGGAAGAACCTACGAGTTCGTCAAGAGCAGGGGGAACAAGATATACGTGATTCCGCGCGAGGGGGCGAAGCCCACGATTCCAGCGTGGTTCTCCGAGATGCTCCCGCTCAGCTTCGACCTGGCCCTCGACATACAGGGGTTCAGACGGGAAGTTAAGGAGCTGTTGAAGAGAAGGGACGCGGTCAGAAGGCTCGTACGGAAGTACGGGGTGGACGAAAGGGCGGCGAGGGCCATCATAGCCTATTTCCGCGAGCAGGAGAAGTATTCGGTGATTCCGGACGATGAAACGGTGCTGGTTGAGTTCGTCCCCGGAAAGCGGAACCGCTACTTCTTCCACACCCTCATCGGGAGGCGCGCTAACGATGCACTCAGCAGGGCCTTTGCCTACCTCGTGAGCAAGAAGAAGAACTGCAACGTTGGGATAGCCATAAACGACAACGGCTTCGCCCTGCTGCTCCCGCCGGAGGTCGAGCTGAGCGAGGAGGAGGTCCTGGAGCTTTTCGAGGTCGGGGATTTGAGGGAGACGCTGAAGCGAGCCCTGGACAACACAGAGCTGCTGAAGAGGCGCTTCAGGCACGTGGCAAACCGCGGGCTTCTAATCCTCAGGCGCTACGTGGGCAGGAGCAAGAGACTCGGCAGGCAGCAGGTGATGGCGGTTTCACTCCTCAAGGTCCTCAAGGAGAACCATCCAGACTTTCCGCTCCTGAAGGAGGTCTACCGCGAGATTATGGAGGACAAGATGGACGTTGAGAGCGCGGAGCTCTTCCTGAGCCGGGTCAGGGAGGGCAGGATAAGGGTGGAGTTCAGAACCCACAGCGTTCCGAGTCCCTTCGCCTTCAACCTGGAGGCGATAGGCTCGAGCGACGTTGTCCTTATGGAGGACAGGAGGGAGCTTATCAAACAGCTCCACAGAAAAATAATGGCTATGATAGAGGAGGCTCAGGAAGTGCCGGCCAAGCGCTCGTAG
- the purF gene encoding amidophosphoribosyltransferase, whose protein sequence is MREKCGVFAAVAENAPRKAYYALIALQHRGQESAGISVWRHRIKTVAGRGLVSEVFRNGEIAKLKSKMVIAHVRYSTSGSLTETQPLEASCCGKSIAIAHNGTLTNFLPLRRHYERLGIKFRHSVDSELLGISFLWHLRETGDEFEAMKAVFEEVKGAYSVALLFDGKILVARDPVGFRPLSYGSGDGHYFASEDSALRLFVEEVRDVRPGEVFLLSEDEIESRVVATGGRRGCVFEYIYFARPDSTIDGVNVYTARVRMGEELAKESPANGDVVIAVPDSGRAAALGFSRVSGIPYSEGLIKNRYIGRTFITPGQFYRELKVKLKLSPVREVIDGKSVVLVDDSIVRGTTMKRIVAMLRRAGAREVHVRIASPPIRYPCYMGVDIPTRHELIAAFGSVEKVRESIGADSLAYLSVDGLKKAVGRKDLCLACLTGEYPEWAFRF, encoded by the coding sequence ATGAGGGAGAAGTGCGGCGTCTTTGCAGCGGTTGCCGAGAACGCGCCCAGAAAAGCCTACTACGCGCTGATAGCACTTCAGCACAGGGGGCAGGAGAGCGCGGGGATAAGCGTCTGGAGGCACAGGATAAAAACGGTAGCCGGCCGGGGGCTCGTCTCGGAGGTCTTCAGGAACGGCGAGATAGCGAAGCTGAAATCCAAGATGGTAATAGCCCACGTCCGGTATTCCACCTCCGGCTCCCTCACGGAAACCCAGCCGCTGGAGGCCAGCTGCTGCGGAAAGAGCATCGCGATAGCCCACAACGGGACCCTCACGAATTTCCTTCCCCTCAGGAGGCACTACGAACGGCTGGGGATTAAGTTCAGGCACTCGGTAGATTCCGAGCTGTTGGGGATTTCTTTTCTCTGGCACCTCCGCGAGACCGGAGACGAGTTTGAGGCCATGAAGGCCGTCTTTGAGGAGGTCAAAGGGGCATACTCCGTGGCCCTTCTCTTCGACGGGAAGATACTCGTGGCTAGGGATCCGGTCGGCTTCAGGCCGCTCAGCTACGGGAGTGGAGACGGCCACTATTTCGCCTCGGAGGATTCCGCGTTGAGGCTCTTTGTGGAGGAGGTAAGGGATGTCAGGCCGGGGGAGGTCTTCCTCCTCTCGGAGGATGAAATCGAAAGCAGGGTCGTGGCAACGGGGGGGCGCCGCGGCTGCGTTTTTGAGTACATATACTTCGCCCGTCCGGACAGCACGATAGACGGTGTGAACGTCTATACTGCGAGGGTCAGGATGGGGGAGGAGCTGGCGAAGGAGAGCCCTGCCAATGGAGACGTCGTCATAGCCGTGCCGGACTCTGGAAGGGCGGCGGCGCTTGGCTTCTCCAGGGTCAGCGGGATTCCCTACTCGGAGGGCCTCATAAAGAACCGCTACATAGGGAGGACGTTCATAACTCCCGGTCAGTTCTACCGCGAGCTGAAGGTCAAGCTCAAGCTCTCGCCGGTGAGGGAGGTAATAGATGGAAAGAGCGTCGTTCTTGTTGACGATTCAATCGTCAGGGGGACTACAATGAAGCGCATCGTCGCCATGCTCAGAAGGGCCGGAGCGAGGGAGGTTCACGTCAGGATAGCTTCTCCGCCGATAAGGTACCCGTGCTACATGGGGGTGGACATTCCGACGAGGCACGAACTCATAGCGGCGTTTGGAAGCGTTGAGAAGGTGAGGGAATCCATAGGGGCCGACAGCCTGGCTTATCTCAGCGTCGATGGGCTGAAAAAGGCCGTTGGGAGGAAGGATCTCTGTCTGGCATGCCTCACCGGTGAGTACCCGGAGTGGGCTTTCCGCTTCTGA